The sequence below is a genomic window from Pseudomonas cremoricolorata.
GGCCATGCGGTGGCATTTCTCGACGATGAAACTGCGCGTCGAGCTGGGGCTGCGCTGCTGTTTGTCACAGGCCGGGTCGATCATCAGGTTCAGCACTTCGCTGAGCATGGTCTGCTCCAGTGCCGACTCACGCTCAGGCAGGGCATCGAGTTCATCCTGGGCCAGGGTATCGGCGAACAGCGCCAGCAGGCGTCGGCGGGTCTGCGCGAAGCGCTGCGGGGAAACGCGAATCACCGGCTGGCGCAGCAGTTGCTGCAGCTCGGTGGTCGCCATGGTCTGTTCCAACGCCTGCTCGAACAGCGCGCGGTCGAAGGTGATCGACAGCAGTTGCATGCCTTGGGGCATGTGAAACATGAACTCTTCGCCACCGTGGAGGAAGAACAGGCTGCTCTCGTCGACGTCGCGCCCCTGCATGCGGATCGAGCCGGGCACATTCAGTGGCAAGGCGAAACACATCTTGCCGCGCGGCGCGACGCCGTTCTGCACCACGCGCTGGTTGATCTGTTCGAGAAAC
It includes:
- a CDS encoding helix-turn-helix domain-containing protein yields the protein MRHQTISHFHDIHVHAATVQQWHQDYSQLTAGSAECSLMQLTTAGCHVFLEQINQRVVQNGVAPRGKMCFALPLNVPGSIRMQGRDVDESSLFFLHGGEEFMFHMPQGMQLLSITFDRALFEQALEQTMATTELQQLLRQPVIRVSPQRFAQTRRRLLALFADTLAQDELDALPERESALEQTMLSEVLNLMIDPACDKQQRSPSSTRSFIVEKCHRMALAQLLESPSVMDLCERLQVSRRTLQNSFRAVAETTPLNYLRSVRLNGVRRTLMSTCAAELSIGDAAANWGFYHLSHFAAEYAELFAELPSRTTRAAIPARCCA